The segment CTCTCCCAAAGTTGGTTATGCCTGGCCGGCCCGCGGTCAGCTGGAAACCTCACTCTGTGAGCACTGCCCGGAGTCTCGGTGTGCTCATCTGGAAGGGGGTGGGTGTGGCATCCCCTCTGACTGCTGTTGGAGGACAGACCCAGCTAATGCCAGTGGCACCTCGCATCCAGGAGGCGCCTGGTGACCGTGGGTTGTCATTCTTCAGAAGGGCAGGTCCCCGTCCAGCCAGGCTGGTCCTGAGCACACAGGTCCGTCATCGAGTCTCCAAGTGAGTGGACTTTATTGCAGAAGTGCCCGTGCATGGGACAGGCTGCAGAGCAGAGGGGTGCCTTTTGGAGTCCCACCAACCTGGGTTAGGGTCTCGGCTCCTCAACCTACTGGCGAGCATTTAACCTGAGCCTCAGAGAATGGGGATGGCAACGATACACTTCTCCATGGCACAATGAACAATGAGATGCAATACTCAGagtgcagtgcctggcacgtgGTCAGGACCCCTTTGCCATTCAGGAGATGCCAGGGATCCCCTCTGAGTGCTCGTTCCTCTTTTTCAGGAACAAGACTGCCAATGGAGACTGCCGGAAAGACCCCCGGGAGCGGAGCCGCAGCCCCATTGAGCGCGCCGTGGCCCCGACCATGGGCCTGCACAGCAGCCACCTGTATGCGTCCCTCCCCAGCCTCAGCATGGAGCAGCCCCTCGCTCTGACCAAGAATAGCCTGGATGCCAGCAGGCCGGTGGGCATCTCGCCCACGCTGACTCCGGTGGAGCGGCAGCAGGTAGGCCTCTGCCCCATAGGGTTGGCCCGGGGCCGGGCGATCTCCGGGAaggtgggtggtgagggaggtggggcaggggatGGTGAGTAACTCCCCCTCCTCTGCACAGGGCAGGCCTGGCTGGGATTGGGTGTGTTCCTAGTGGCCTTCCAGGGCCACCCTGTTTCCTGTAGGATCAGTGGAGTGACCCCAGTGGGAATTCTACAGTTCCCCGTTATGAGGTCCCACAGGTGATGTTAAACATCAGGTGGCTGTGCTCTGGGCTGGAATCTTACAAAGTCAGTGGTCATAGTGGTTTTTAGCTCCTGCTGCTCAGAAACCTGTGACTGGTAGATAAGGGGgctttttttattaaaggaaaaCAGGGAAATTAAACCATTACTTTATAAACAGAGTTTGCTTAGTAGATAAAAAGGGTTCCTGGGGAAATAGATATTAAAAGGAGGCACTAGCAGTGAGGTGGAAACACTGCGTGAGCCTGTGACTTTTCTCTCTCAACTTCTCACAATCTGAGGCTGTGACCTAATAGGTCCTCAGCCACTGTGAGACTGTGGACAGCGAGGAGGCTGTGCGCTCGGTGCCATGTGCAGCAGGGGCGAAGtctgggctctgggctgcagCCCTGCCCACCGCGGGCACCCGCCTGCCTGCCTGCCGCAGGGCTTCTGCCACTTCCTGGTGCCCGGCTCCGATTCTGTCTGGAATAATGGCTTGTGGGCAGGCCCCAGGCCTTGGTGGGAAccgccaagaggccactgaaccGTGGTGCATCCTACGTGGGAGCCAGACATCCTGCTCCCATTTATATCAGTCTTTCATGTAACAAAACTGGGTAGATGCCCACTGTGTGCAGGGGGTTTGCTAGATGCCAGTTAGTATATGGGCATTTACATCACAGTTTCAGTCTGGAGGAACAGGTATTCAAATAAGTGGGCTACAGTGTTTCAGCTGTTAGTCACTAGCCCGCCACTTACTCTGATTAAGAACCTGGGGCCCTGTTACTGCTGCCATTCGTGTGTTGGATGCTTACTGGCGCCGACCGTGCCCCACACACTCTGATGCTCTGGAGACACAGAAGTGTGCGTGAGGGCAGTTCCAGCTGGAGCTTGCACTCCGGGGCACCAGGGGCCACAGCACAGGTGATTCAAGCATAAAAGGGGTTTATTTCTAGGACCAGGGAAGTCAGCCCTCTGGCTGCTGCCTCTGGCAGGTTGGGCTCTTCAGGGAGGAGGAGGGCCAGCGGTGGGCGGGGAGTGGAGCCTCTTGAGCCCCGGGTGGCCCAGTGGGAGGCGCTCCAGGAGCCTCTAGAGCCTCCTCCACTGTGGGCCCTTGGCGGGCCTCGCCCTCCCTTTAACTCTGTGAGCTCTAGAGTTTTCCTGCATCGTGGATTTCCATGGCCTGGAGGACCTTCTGGATGACTTTGATCACAGTGGCTTTGTAAAAAGCGTACTGCTGGGCAGTGGCCCAGCTCTGGTGACTGCGCTCCCCAGCCCTGCTCTGACACGTGCCTGGCCCCCACCTGTCGGATGTGTTGTGGGGCTGCTGAGCATTTTTTCTAGAAGGGGAACCTTGAATTCCCacctgtgttcttcagggattCCTGGCCGAGGTGGACAGAGCCAGGGGCCATGGAGTAAGCCCACAGCTTTCCTGGGGCAGGTACTGGGGCTGTCGCTTCCCTGACTTGGTGGCCACTGACCTGAGCTTTCATTTCAGGTTGGGGCTGGTGGTGAAGAGGTTATcaacctgcctccccaccctggCTGTGGGCCCCCGTGTTTGGTGTACAGGGGAGCCCTTCATCAGCTCCTTCCTGCATCAGCCTTGTGTGGCCTGGGCAGTCTGCTCTAACCTGAGCTCCTGTGGGGACACTGACTGCGTCTGTGCCAGGGGCCGTGCTGAGGGCAGAGATGAGCAATGGGCCCTGGTGTCCGGCTCAGTGGTAGCTGCCCATTTCCGGGAGCCTTGGCTCACTTGTGAGCTGTCAGGGTGGCTGTTGTGGGGAAGTGTGTGTGTCGTCCGCAGCTCTGCGCTTGGGAAGTGACACAGGGAGGGGGCTTCCTGGGGCGAGGGCAGAGCTCTGTGTGACGGGCAGGCAGGACAGGCCTGCCTCCATGCACTGGCAAGTGTGACTCCgacctccaggaactggaaaagttCCCCCAGAGGCACGTCTGAGGAGGCTACAGAACATGTCACCCCACTTCATGGTTAGGGGATGGGGTGTTCTGAAAGTACAGAGGTACCCAGAAGTTGGCAGCAAGTGCGGAACACAGGATACAGTCACACATCATAAACCTCAGAGACAGAGAACATCAGGATTGTTCTCAAGATGGGGGCGGCCCTGGCTCCAGTGCATGTGACAGGCCCTCCGGGCCCTGCTGAGGGGCTGTGTGACCTCCAGCAGGTGACCGGATTCTGATCTTCATTTCCTATCTGGAAAGTAAGGGTGCTGGCAGGGGTGGTGGGCTGGGGGCCATGTGAGGCCTGTTCCAGGTGGGTGTGTGGGGTGCAGCCAGCCGGGTGAGCTGGGACTGAGCATGCGTAGGGTGCCTCCACCCTGGGAAAGCTCAGcacaggtgggggcagggggaggatgcCTTGGGCACCGGCCATCTGCACCGCCGTCCCAGGTGCCGACACCGGGAAGCAGCCACATTCTCTCTCGGAGTGGCCTGCCCTGCCTTTGGACAGCGCTGACCTAAAGGCTAGATGTTTATTCTTCAGTCTTAAGTTTCCCTAAATCCATTCTGTGACACTTGGCTTTTCTTCAGCTTCTGTGACCCTGTCTCCCAAACAAGTCCCCACCTTCCAACAGTTGTGTTGGTTCAGGACTCTGGTTGCAAGGAACAGAAAGCAGCCGAGCTGGCTTAAGCACAAAAGGGAGGGAGTTTTACTGGGAGGACCCCAGGTGTCTCCCAGTGCGCAGGGTCGTGGGCACAGCTGGCTGAGGAAGGGGGGCTGGCCCACACATGGGGCAGCTTGCAGAGGAGACAGGATGCCCTTCCCTCCCCTGGCTCAGGACCTGTCTGGGTCTCTGCATCCTCTTGTCTTCTCTGCTTCTCACCCACATGGCGCTGTCAGGAGGAGAGGCTGCGACCTGGAGAAGCCCAGTTTGGTTCACAGATGTGTGTGTCCTGGGTTCTGCACCAGGGTCTGTGAAGTGAGGTGTGATCTGGAGGAGGGGACTCTGCTGGTGTCTGTGAGCACGCCTGGAAGGGCCAATTTACTTGCTGAATGTGGTGGTTATAAAGGCTTCGCAAAGATGAACATGGTTTTAAAGGACAAGTGGAATTTGCTAGGCAGACAGCGGGGCGGTTATGGGGAAGGGGCATGCGCGTTGGCAGAGCAGATGGGGTGAGGAGCGGCGTGCTCTTCCATCCCTGCCGTGATCTGTGTGGCCACAGTAGAAACCCACTTGAGCTGGCTTTGGCTTCAACCACCGGGTATGCTGGAAGGGTCTTGGGAATGCTGGGAGGTCCCAAGTACAGTGGCACAGACTGGGGAGGGCAGGGACCTTCTGAGGACAGCCGTGGTGGCTCCTCACAGCCCTCGCAGGCCGGCTCCCTCTGGGGATTGGCTGTAGGGCAGCAGTTGGACTGTTTGGAAGTACGAGACAAATGGGCTGGGCTTCCTTTGCCTTTGGGCAGGAAGGGCTGTGGACATGTCAGCCGCAGCGAGGGTGGCGGGTGGCCCACACGGAGGAGCTGGGGGCGGACAGATACGGGGCTGGGTTGTGCTGCGGATGGCACTCGGGTCTGCTGGGTGGTGTGGGAGGGCGCGGAGTCTCGTCCTGCCTCAGGGCGAGGTAAGGACTGGACTCACTGGCCGGGGTGAGGATGCTGTCCTCCTGCTCCCAGCTGATGCCAGCCCCCTCCTGTCCCCAGAACCGGCCTTCAGTGATCACATGCGCCTCGGCCAGTGCCCGCAACTGCAACCTCTCCCACTGCCCCATCGTGCACAGCGGCTGCACCGTGGCCGGGCCGGCCAGCTACCGCAGGGCCCCAAGCTGTAAGTGATGTGGGGGGTCTCTGGGGGCCTGGGGCTTCCTCGTTCCCCAGGGCGTCAGGTGGACTTTGTATTCCTTCTCTATTGTGCTGCAGCCAGAACAGCTACCTTGgagcttattttttattgaggttgaAAAAGTGGGTTTTATTTTAGCACATATGCACCCAGTGTTGTGCCTGGCTtgggtggggcagaggggagaAGCACGTGGGCCCTGACCTCTGGGGTCTTGCCCTAGTTGGGAGGCAGCAAGGTCTACCAGCATTTAATGCCTTCTCTCTTCCCCTGAACTCGCACCTAAGCCAGGGTGGTCAGCACGTCACCGTATTTCAGGTTCAGAGAGGTGATCTGCCTGGGAGGGTGGTGGGCCGTCTGTCCCCAGCTGACCTGAGCACTGTCCTGCCCCCTGACAGCCACCACCTGTGACCCTGTGGTGGAGGAGCACTTCCGCAGGAGCCTGGGCAAGAACTACAAGGAGCCGGAGCCGGCGCCCAACTCAGTGTCCATCACGGGCTCCGTGGACGACCACTTCGCCAAAGCCCTGGGTGACACGTGGCTTCAGATCAAGGCAGCCAAGGACGGCGCGTCCAACAGCCCCGAGTCGGCCTCACGCAGGGGCCAGCCTGCCAGCCCCTCCACGCACATGGTCAGCCACAGTCACTCCCCCTCTGTGGTCTCGTGAAGGGGGCGCCACCCTGGAGCACGACGTCCATCTGCATGGTTTGCCTGAGCTTTGAACAGTCAGtacttaaaaaatgagaaaaaaacacaaaaaaataaaatgggggggtttgtgggggaggatGGTTTATTTGCAAAAACCATGTCACTGGGATTTTCATTCTGGTTTTGTACGTGCTTGGTGTCCGTCCCCAGGGCCCCTCAAGCATGATTGTAGAAATTGCGTGCGGAACATTGTCTAACGAAGCGCCCGACCTTCCTGCCTCGGGTACCAAAGAAACCTCTGGCGCAGGGCTGCTGCCCTGGCGGGCTGGGCCGCCGGCAACCCAGACGCTGTGTGCTTCCTGAGACCTGGGTGTGTGTGGCTTTGCTTCCAgtgcgtgtctgtgtgtgcgtctacTTGAAGAGAACAGAGGACTATTGTGTCTGATTTGCACTATTGGAGGACAAAAGTTGCCCGCCTGACAACTTTTTGTGAGATGCTAGTACGCTGAGGGCAAACTGCTGAGGAAACAGAGGGTTTAAGGATGACATTTCTgtatgggtttttttgttttaattttgacaaAACAGCTGTGGAAGGGGAAGTCTCATCCCGGCTACAGGTCTTTATCTAGATTTCAGGTGCTTGCAACTGGGCTGCAGCCTCCCCCAGGCCTGGGCGTTTTCCCCAGCAGTGCGGTCAGCTGGGCCGGAGCTGAGGTGGGAGGGTCCGTAGTGCTCGCCTTGTGGTGCATGTGCTAGTGGAGAAAATAGCTGGTTTCTATTAATTGTATAGACAGTATTTACTAGCTTCTGTTCAGAATTCGTTTATTTTTGTTAGTTACAGTCCTAGATCTCTTACTGCTGGTCCAGTTGTCCCCTAAGGTTTGTACTCGAAATTCATGCTGTTCCCGAGCAGTGCCAGGCTGGCCGGGATGGCGCACACCAGGGTTTTTGCCGCAGGTCGACCTCACCGTTTGTTTTCTGCACCCCTGTCCCGCTCCTTAGTGCCTCCCAGGGGAGTTGGGATTCGTGTCTTCCACTTTCCCTCCCTGCAGAAACCGCACCCTTGAACTCTTGGCTGAACAGCAGACTCCTGACAATCTCTGTAGGTTATTTTGTATGCTTCCTCGTATGCTGGGCCAAGGCCGTATACATTCCTCGGACGTTCTGCCGGCAGTGCTGCATTGCTATCATCGTGTGCTATGTAGTAACAGCTACTAACTAGACCTTAGGTTGACGCCAGCGTGACAGACGCCACTGTGGGTGTCCAGCTGCTCCTCGGCTTGGTGATCGCCCGTCTCCGCCCCCACCCCTGCGGGCTGCCTGCACTGCAGTCCTGCCTTGCCTCCCAGAAGGTGTAGGAAGTCACCTGGCCAGGTGACAGGGCCTGACTGCCGCACCTGCAGGGCAGTGTGGATTCAGGGGAGTCCTCAAGGCTGGTTTTCAGGAGAATTCGGTTTAGCTGGTTGATTGTGAAATTGGCAGGGGGTGGGTGACAAGGTCTGAGGATCGCTCTTGCAGTCACAGGGTGGCTGCAGgtcttttaaaaggcaaaaagaaaagccCTTCTCTTGCCCTGCACGCGTTTCACTCCCACTTAACCGGGCTTCCAGGCTTTCACATTCAGGCCCCCTATATTTTCTGTAGGAAAGATCGTTGAGAACACTTTTTTTATATAGGTAACTTTAAGACCATCATTACGCTGTGCGTAAAGAATGTACAGAGAAATTTGTAGGTATTTTTTGAAGAACAATTAATTTGTTAATGATATGTAGCTAtttaatttttccctttcctattgtaatcattcatttttttttgtttggaaaaaaaGTTGATCTTTTTTTGTCGTAGATTTGTGTGTAAAAAAGTGCAGGAACACAGTTAGTCTATGAGAACACTGCATCTGCCTTAACAGCCACCAGTTTGTTACCGCTACAGGCTACTGAGCATCGCCACAGAAGGCCAGCCCGCTGACGGAGGGCTCTGGAGTGCCGGCTCCCCCAGACGGCCGGCAGCCCCAAGGGCGTCACGCTGGGGGGGCCGGGGCCTCCCTATCTGGGATAGGCAGGACCCTTCAGGGGCCTCGGGCGGAGTCCAGCACGGCTCTTCCCAGAGCCCCACCACCCGCAGTGCGTTTGACCATTCTCTCCATGTTTGTAAATCTGTAATATACCATTCTCTGTGGCCTGTTTTtcctggaagaagaaaaaaaaggtttggCAGGCCATCTTTTTTTTGTACTTAAAAGTAGCCTTAAGAACAATAATAAAGTGCTCTTAAACCACAGACTGTTTGTGGTGCACGGGAGGCCTGGGGAGGGTGGAGGGGCTCATTGGCCCTGTCCCTGTGACTGGGGGTGCCCCTATTTAAGACCCGCAGGGGCTGGAAAACTGCAGTTTTAACCTTATCTTACTCTGAGAAGCATCATTTAACACCCACCCTGCAGCAGTCCTACTCTCGGGGAGTCAGGTTCACACTCAGCATGACCTCGGTTCCAGGCCTTAGGACAGACGCCTGTGCGCAGAAAGGGTGCCTCCCTCTCCGTTCCACACCCGGCTCTGGGGAGGATCGCGGACGTGCCGACCCAGGGCAAGGCAGCGCCAGTGACCCCCTGGCCCCAGAACAAGATAGACGCACATGACAACCGCCCCACCACACACTGGAGTCGGGGCTCCAAGCCACCCATGAGGAAGCCCCTCAGATTGGGGAGCAGGCAGCCCTCGCCTAGCTGTAGGCGAGCAGGCTCAGGAGTCTGGGCCCCAAGGGCCTCGGCAGATGCCAGGATTGGGCCCTGGGCACGTCCTCTGAACAGGGAGGCACAGAGGCTCTGCCCACAGCAGTCCCGTGTGGAGTTCTGGCTTCCTGGGATGAGTGTGTccctcccaccctgccctgcccGCAGCTCAGTGGCCCTAACGGAGGCCTGCAGTGCCGCCCGGGGCCTCTGCTGCTGCTCCCAGCACGGCGGCAGGAAGAATCCTCGGAGCTTGACTATCAAACGTGTGGTGACAAGAAAAAGAACTGCTCGGGGTTGGGGGAGTAGAGTCCCAGATCAGCGGCAACGCCAAAGCCAAGGTTATTATTCAGCTCAGAACTGCTAGGATGAGGACAGAGAATACCAGAAGCTCCTGGGCAGCAGGAGGTAGGCCCCAGTTCTCAAGAGGTGGGCAGTCTTCAGGGGCTCAGGGTCCAGCATCTCCCGTCCTGGGATAGCAGTCCTGCTCCAGCGACCAAGAGCCCCCCAGcaggcagcccaggagcagccggtGCCCCGTCAGACAGTCTCATCGTCACTCATGTCCCAGATCTGCGTGGAGAAGAGGAGACGTTCAGGGTGTGCAGCTGCCCGGGTGCCGACAGGCGCTGTCTCCGCCCTGTGCACTTGTGATGTCTGCAAGAGGATCAGCAGCTCCCGTCTGCAGACGACATTGGGCGGGGGACTCACAACTCCTTTGTCACTAGGGACTGACATTCCTTTCTTGGATAATGAAACCGAATCTCAGAGAAGTGAAATCACTTGCTGAGGGCCTCACTGGTGAGCCGAGTGAAGACCCCTCACCTCACCAGCACCACCCACTATCCCACATCAGCTCTTCTCCACCTGCCCCCTCCTCACTGCCCATCCACCCTCCGGAAGGCGAGCTCCCTGAGGCCGGGGAGGCACCCACCTGGGTGGCCTGTCAGCTGTGGTCCAGGTGCCACCCAGACAAACACTAGAGAGCTGGCCATCCCTGGAGAGAAAGCCCTCCGCTCGCCATCCCCATGTGGCCTAGGACAGGGCGGTGGAGACACCCAGATCCTGCCTCTGTTCCTCAGTGTGCCCTCGGGCAGGGCCCTGACCGGCCTGGCTCGCTCTTTGGCCATCTGCAGGGCTCCCGGGTGCCAAGCCCACGGCCAGCACACAGGTCCTGGGTCTCCTCGCTCCCCAGGGGCCTGGTCCCTGAACTTATGCCTTCAGACTTTGAAAATTCCTAGAATTGGTTGCAAAAGGCCACCTTAGCGCtagcagagcagagagaaagaacatcatgtttacACGCGCTGGGCCCAGGGAGATGGGGAGGCCCAGCCAAGGTAAATATCAACACCAGCTTGGCTTTCAAAATCAAAGatgtagaaaataaatacagagaaggaaattTCCTGTCTCCTGAGGCCCCAGCCACCACGGCTGAGAGCTGGTGTGCGGGGGGCGGAGGGGTGCCTCTCACACCCACCCCTCCATTTCTACCTGTACCCTATGGTCCCAAGATAATAGGATGGGGGGTACAGGAGCTAATTCTCGGGTCCAGTGACCCCAGTGTGGCCAGGCAGGCCCTGTCCCCTCAGGTGGGGGTTGGTAATAAGGGGCAGGGAGCCCACGTTCCCAGCAAAGCCTGCACTTACGGGCCTCCGGACCTGGTAACCCTCCAGGTCTGCCCATCTGGGTGTGGAGACGAGTCGCCACATCCCACTGGGGAACTCATCCATTCTTTCACTCACTCAGTAAGCACATCTCTGGAGCAGCCCCTGTGCTCTGGAGACCTGGGACAAATACTCCCCCCT is part of the Manis pentadactyla isolate mManPen7 chromosome 1, mManPen7.hap1, whole genome shotgun sequence genome and harbors:
- the VGLL4 gene encoding transcription cofactor vestigial-like protein 4 isoform X2, producing METPLDVLSRAASLVHADDEKREAALRGEPRMQTLPVASALTSHRTGPPPISPSKRKFSVEHGDADLDCDNDHASKMSRIFSPHPNKTANGDCRKDPRERSRSPIERAVAPTMGLHSSHLYASLPSLSMEQPLALTKNSLDASRPVGISPTLTPVERQQNRPSVITCASASARNCNLSHCPIVHSGCTVAGPASYRRAPSSTTCDPVVEEHFRRSLGKNYKEPEPAPNSVSITGSVDDHFAKALGDTWLQIKAAKDGASNSPESASRRGQPASPSTHMVSHSHSPSVVS
- the VGLL4 gene encoding transcription cofactor vestigial-like protein 4 isoform X3, whose product is MEGKKHMREAALRGEPRMQTLPVASALTSHRTGPPPISPSKRKFSVEHGDADLDCDNDHASKMSRIFSPHPNKTANGDCRKDPRERSRSPIERAVAPTMGLHSSHLYASLPSLSMEQPLALTKNSLDASRPVGISPTLTPVERQQNRPSVITCASASARNCNLSHCPIVHSGCTVAGPASYRRAPSSTTCDPVVEEHFRRSLGKNYKEPEPAPNSVSITGSVDDHFAKALGDTWLQIKAAKDGASNSPESASRRGQPASPSTHMVSHSHSPSVVS
- the VGLL4 gene encoding transcription cofactor vestigial-like protein 4 isoform X1, producing MLFMKMDLLNYQYLDKMNNNIGILCYEGEAALRGEPRMQTLPVASALTSHRTGPPPISPSKRKFSVEHGDADLDCDNDHASKMSRIFSPHPNKTANGDCRKDPRERSRSPIERAVAPTMGLHSSHLYASLPSLSMEQPLALTKNSLDASRPVGISPTLTPVERQQNRPSVITCASASARNCNLSHCPIVHSGCTVAGPASYRRAPSSTTCDPVVEEHFRRSLGKNYKEPEPAPNSVSITGSVDDHFAKALGDTWLQIKAAKDGASNSPESASRRGQPASPSTHMVSHSHSPSVVS
- the VGLL4 gene encoding transcription cofactor vestigial-like protein 4 isoform X4 produces the protein MAFCACSGVLITSDRTSLGPGELGAGPPSASALQSWNKTANGDCRKDPRERSRSPIERAVAPTMGLHSSHLYASLPSLSMEQPLALTKNSLDASRPVGISPTLTPVERQQNRPSVITCASASARNCNLSHCPIVHSGCTVAGPASYRRAPSSTTCDPVVEEHFRRSLGKNYKEPEPAPNSVSITGSVDDHFAKALGDTWLQIKAAKDGASNSPESASRRGQPASPSTHMVSHSHSPSVVS